Proteins from a single region of Gossypium arboreum isolate Shixiya-1 chromosome 1, ASM2569848v2, whole genome shotgun sequence:
- the LOC108483401 gene encoding UDP-glycosyltransferase 79B2-like → MGKSGYSKLHIAMFPWVAYGHFIPFLHLSNKLAHKGHKISFILPKGVQPKLENRNQYPNLIQFVPLVIPHVDGLPPGAETTSVVTLNQQKYLAFAVDQTRDQVEGILEALKPDMVFYDFWFWIPDLARQLGIHPICYVVVSSMIMSLGSNIRTLTKEMTVEEVTKLPPDYPSSTVKFKAEEAAALLFEAEDFGSGLSFGERIRTAVSGSDAIAFRTCRETEGPFCDYVARGYGKPVLLSGPCLPETKTQQLDEKWVSWLSQFEPGSVVFCSLGSQSVLQKDEFQELVLGFELCGLPFLVALKPPQGCSTVEEALPEGFQDRVGGRGLVYGGWVPQEQLLHHPNIGCFVNHCGYGTMWEFLLSDCQVVLIPEIGDQILNTRLMANELKIGVEVERGKNREVPKESLSEAIKFVMDKDNETANLMKRNHAKLKQMLSNSDLQEGYINNFIQALQDLSNMKSKLQNKMIKPDDVW, encoded by the coding sequence atgggAAAATCAGGCTACTCAAAGCTTCACATCGCCATGTTTCCCTGGGTTGCATATGGTCATTTCATCCCCTTCCTTCATCTCTCAAATAAGTTGGCTCATAAAGGCCATAAAATTTCCTTCATTTTGCCTAAAGGAGTGCAACCAAAGCTGGAAAACAGGAACCAATACCCCAACTTGATTCAATTCGTCCCTCTAGTTATACCCCATGTCGATGGCCTCCCTCCAGGAGCTGAGACTACATCTGTTGTTACTCTGAACCAACAAAAGTACCTTGCTTTTGCTGTAGATCAAACCAGGGACCAAGTTGAAGGCATCCTAGAGGCTTTAAAACCTGATatggttttttatgatttctggTTTTGGATCCCAGACTTGGCTCGCCAACTTGGGATCCACCCCATATGCTATGTAGTGGTTTCCTCGATGATCATGTCGTTAGGATCAAACATCAGGACGCTAACCAAAGAAATGACTGTAGAAGAGGTGACGAAATTGCCTCCCGATTACCCTTCTTCCACTGTGAAATTCAAAGCTGAAGAGGCTGCTGCTTTGTTGTTTGAGGCTGAGGATTTCGGGAGTGGACTGTCGTTTGGGGAACGGATAAGGACTGCTGTGAGTGGAAGTGATGCCATTGCCTTCAGGACTTGCCGTGAAACCGAGGGACCATTTTGCGACTATGTTGCTCGAGGATATGGGAAGCCTGTTTTGTTGTCAGGGCCTTGCTTGCCTGAAACAAAGACCCAACAGCTTGATGAGAAATGGGTTAGTTGGTTAAGCCAGTTCGAGCCAGGTTCTGTTGTGTTTTGCTCTTTAGGAAGCCAGAGTGTGTTACAGAAGGACGAGTTCCAGGAGTTGGTGCTTGGGTTTGAGCTATGTGGGCTACCATTTTTGGTAGCTTTAAAGCCACCCCAAGGATGCTCAACTGTTGAAGAAGCACTGCCCGAGGGATTTCAAGATAGGGTTGGAGGAAGAGGGTTGGTGTAtggaggttgggttccacaagaGCAGCTATTGCACCACCCTAACATCGGGTGTTTCGTTAACCACTGTGGGTATGGAACGATGTGGGAATTTTTGCTTAGTGACTGCCAAGTGGTGTTGATACCTGAAATTGGGGATCAAATTTTGAACACCAGGTTGATGGCGAATGAGCTCAAGATTGGGGTGGAAGTGGAGAGAGGTAAAAACAGGGAGGTTCCAAAGGAGTCATTGAGTGAAGCCATCAAGTTTGTGATGGACAAGGACAATGAAACAGCTAATCTGATGAAGAGAAACCATGCTAAGCTGAAGCAAATGCTATCTAACAGTGATCTTCAAGAAGGATATATCAACAATTTCATTCAAGCTCTGCAAGATTTGTCAAATATGAAGTCCAAGTTGCAAAACAAAATGATTAAACCCGATGATGTTTGGTAA